One Vidua chalybeata isolate OUT-0048 chromosome 13, bVidCha1 merged haplotype, whole genome shotgun sequence genomic window carries:
- the SEMA4B gene encoding semaphorin-4B translates to MAARPVLPVLAALLLSAAPEPVPRVSLPYDSAERVVQRFEAPGVSNYTALLLSPDGGTLYLGARELLLTLNTSNFQPNSPVHRLLWSADEEKKRQCVFKGKDPQKDCHNYIKLLLQLNSTHLYTCGTCAFSPACAYINVQHFSLERDASGKVVLEDGKGRCPFDPEYRSTAVMVDGELYAGTVSNFQSNEPTISRSQESRIALKTENSLNWLQDPVFVGSAYLRESLPAGNPEGDDDKVYFFFSETGKEFDYFENTIVSRIARVCKGDQGGERVLQRRWTTFLKAQLLCSHPEDGFPFNVLQDIFVLTPGELRWRETLFYGVFTSQWNKGGLGSSAVCAFPMRSVQRAFGGLYKEVNRETQQWYTDTSPVPEPRPGMCITSHTRHLKINSSLQMPDRVLNFIKDHFLMDSPVRSQPLLLQSHQRYQQIGVHRAQGLHGTYDVLFLGTDDGRLHKAVRVNHGVHIIEEIRLFPDGQPILQLLLDQDQGFVYAATYAAVAQVPFANCSLYRSCGECVLARDPFCAWSRGACRRVTPHPLAHPQLWAQDIEVADTERLCQLANASQPRPRILLAPASGAPCQQIQLPPNVVRLLPCRLLSNLASRHWLHNGAPVNASYLVLPDGALILVGSPERAGTYECWSLEEGFRKLMASYCVGVQEPALGPASSGRKVAAGRDTLETVSTSRSTSAVGSAAARLDGKTYWTEFLVMCVLFAAAVLVLAFFVLHRHRDGMKALLEPGDPSRHQKPPRKPVESLPLNGSSLPSTAPEHKGYQALQDNYIVSTPVHEPPGPPRTFSESEKRPLHVRDSFVEVSPACQRPRVRLGSEIQDSVV, encoded by the exons ATGGCGGCGCGGCCGGTGCTGCCGGTCCTGGCGGCGCTGCTGCTCTCGGCGGCTCCGGAGCCTGTCCCGCGGGTCAGCCTGCCCTACG ACTCGGCCGAGAGAGTAGTGCAGCGCTTTGAGGCACCTGGGGTGTCCAActacacagccctgctgctgagcccGGACGGTGGGACCCTCTACCTGGGGGCACGAGAGCTGCTCCTCACCCTCAACACCAGCAACTTTCAGCCCAACTCCCCAGTTCATAGG ctgctgtggagtGCAGATGAGGAGAAGAAGAGGCAGTGTGTGTTCAAGGGCAAAGacccccag AAGGACTGTCACAACTACatcaagctgctgctgcagctgaacagcaCCCACCTGTACACCTGTGGGACCTGCGCCTTCAGCCCAGCCTGCGCCTACATC AACGTGCAGCACTTCAGCCTGGAGCGGGACGCGTCGGGGAAGGTGGTGTTGGAGGACGGGAAGGGACGCTGCCCCTTTGACCCTGAGTACCGCTCCACAGCTGTCATGGTCG ACGGCGAGCTCTACGCCGGGACCGTCAGCAACTTCCAGAGCAATGAGCCGACCATCTCCCGCAGCCAGGAGAGCCGCATCGCCCTCAAGACCGAGAACTCCCTCAACTGGCTGCAAG ACCCAGTGTTCGTGGGCTCAGCCTACCTGCGGGAGAGCCTCCCTGCCGGCAACCCTGAGGGCGACGACGACAAGGTCTACTTCTTCTTCAGCGAGACCGGGAAGGAGTTTGACTATTTTGAGAACACCATCGTCTCCCGCATCGCACGTGTGTGCAAG GGGGACCAGGGCGGGGAGCGCGTGCTGCAGCGGCGCTGGACAACCTTCCTgaaggcacagctgctctgctcacacCCTGAGGATGGGTTCCCCTTCAACGTGCTGCAGGACATCTTTGTGCTCACCCCGGGTGAGCTGCGCTGGAGGGAGACGCTCTTCTACGGTGTCTTCACCTCGCAGTG GAACAAGGGCGGGCTGGGCAGCTCGGCCGTCTGCGCCTTCCCCATGCGCAGCGTGCAGCGAGCCTTCGGCGGGCTCTACAAGGAGGTGAACCGCGAGACGCAGCAGTGGTACACGGACACCAGCCCCGTGCCAGAGCCCCGGCCAGGCATG tGCATCACCAGCCACACACGGCACCTGAAGATCAATTCATCGCTGCAGATGCCAGATCGGGTGCTGAACTTTATCAAGGACCACTTCCTGATGGACAGCCCCGTGCGCAGCCagccgctgctgctgcagagccaccaGCGCTACCAGCAGATCGGCGTGCACCGCGCGCAGGGCCTGCACGGCACCTACGACGTCCTCTTCCTGGGCACGG ACGACGGGCGGCTGCACAAGGCTGTGCGGGTGAACCACGGCGTGCACATCATCGAGGAGATCCGCCTCTTCCCTGACGGGCAGCCcattctccagctgctgctggaccaggaccag GGCTTTGTCTACGCAGCCACCTACGCAGCAGTGGCCCAGGTGCCCTTTGCCAACTGCAGCCTGTACCGCAGCTGTGGGGAATGTGTGCTGGCACGGGACCCCTTCTGCGCCTGGAGCCGGGGTGCCTGCCGCAGGGTCACCCCACATCCCCTGGCACACCCACA GCTCTGGGCACAGGACATCGAGGTTGCTGACACGGAGCGGCTCTGCCAGCTGGCCAACGCCTCCCAGCCCCGTCCCCGCATCCTGCTGGCCCCAG cctcaggCGCCCCGTGCCAGCAGATCCAGCTACCTCCCAACGTAGTGCGGCTGCTGCCGTGCCGGCTGctctccaacctggcctcgCGGCACTGGCTGCACAACGGGGCGCCTGTCAACGCCTCCTACCTGGTGCTGCCCGACGGGGCCCTCATTCTGGTGGGCAGCCCAGAGCGTGCAGGCACCTATGAGTGCTGGTCGCTGGAGGAGGGGTTCCGCAAGCTGATGGCCAGCTACTGCGTGGGCGTGCAAGAGCCGGCCCTTGGGCCAGCAAGCTCTGGCAGGAAGGTGGCTGCTGGCCGTGACACCCTGGAGACGGTCAGCACGTCCCGGAGCACCTCAGCtgtgggcagtgctgcagcacgGCTGGACGGCAAGACCTACTGGACCGAGTTCCTGGTGATGTGTGTGCTCTTCGCTGCTGCCGTCCTCGTGCTGGCCTTCTTTGTCCTGCACCGGCACCGTGACGGCATGAAGGCCTTGCTGGAGCCCGGCGACCCTAGCAGGCACCAGAAGCCACCCCGCAAGCCAGTGGAGAGCTTGCCCCTGAATGGCAGCAGCCTGCCCAGCACGGCTCCTGAGCACAAGGGCTACCAGGCCCTGCAGGACAATTACATCGTCAGTACCCCCGTGCATGAGCCCCCAGGGCCCCCACGCACCTTCTCTGAGTCAGAGAAGAGGCCTCTCCACGTCCGTGACAGCTTCGTGGAGGTGTCTCCTGCCTGCCAAAGACCCCGGGTGCGCCTGGGCTCCGAGATCCAGGACTCGGTGGTGTGA
- the CIB1 gene encoding calcium and integrin-binding protein 1, with the protein MGGSASVIPRDLLGEYQELTFLSKQEILLAYKRFSELLPKEERENAYSARVPKSQILTLPELRANPFQHRICHVFSTSETGDDSMSFEDFLDMLSVFSDSATSDIKSHYAFRIFDFDNDGILDRKDLEHLVNCLTGQGEESQLSGAEMEQLIQNILEESDIDKDGTINLSEFQHVVSRSPDFASSFKIVL; encoded by the exons ATGGGCGGCTCGGCCAGTGTGATCCCGCGGGACTTGCTGGGCGAGTACCAG GAGCTGACGTTCCTGAGCAAGCAGGAGATCTTGCT TGCCTACAAGAGGTTCAGTGAACTGCTGCcgaaggaggagagggagaacGCCTACTCCGCGCGGGTTCCCAAGAGCCAGATCCTGACGCTGCCTGAGCTGCGG GCAAACCCCTTCCAGCACCGGATCTGCCACGTGTTCTCAACCTCAGAGACCGGGGATGACAGCATGTCGTTTGAAGACTTTCTTGATATGCTGAGTGTCTTCAGCGATTCTGCCACCTCTGACATCAAATCCCACTATGCCTTCCGCATCTTTG ACTTTGACAACGATGGGATTCTGGACAGGAAGGACCTGGAGCATCTGGTGAACTGCCTGACAGGGCAGGGCGAGGAGTCCCAGCTGAGCGGCGCAGAGATGGAGCAGCTCATCCAAAAT ATCCTGGAGGAGTCCGACATCGACAAGGACGGCACCATCAACCTCTCCGAGTTCCAGCACGTTGTCTCCCGCTCCCCGGACTTTGCCAG CTCCTTCAAGATTGTCCTGTGA
- the GDPGP1 gene encoding GDP-D-glucose phosphorylase 1: MAGAEPGEPNPEEFVYGEEDFVLQAAGWGDPDSAPSRFDRVLLAGWSDRMERGLFRYRLGPLPTRVLPGPVRLVAQLNEQRSAKRRPPQPVRSLRDPFDPGAFNFTRLRPAELLFRLRRAGGPGPPPEPLLVAINASPLERGHVLLLPEPARRLPQALTAPALRGALEAALLSAHPGFRVGFNGLGGGASVNHLHLHGLYLDRPLPLEEAAAEPLGPRLGLLRAGPAPAFLFFAPGPAALEPVSRAVCRAAEHLGRAGLACNVLATRGDPPAGPGAGGGRGLRVLLWARRPLFGPKAGEPFAVALCELAGLLPLPAEPLYRDITEVQALSAIRQHLLPEPELLHLGGELARLLER; the protein is encoded by the coding sequence ATGGCGGGAGCGGAGCCGGGCGAACCGAACCCCGAGGAGTTCGTGTACGGCGAGGAGGACTTCGTGCTGCAGGCAGCCGGCTGGGGCGACCCGGACTCCGCGCCCTCCCGCTTCGACCGCGTGTTGCTGGCGGGCTGGAGCGACCGTATGGAGCGGGGACTGTTCCGGTACCGGCTGGGACCGCTGCCCACCCGCGTCCTGCCCGGCCCCGTGCGCCTCGTGGCGCAGCTGAACGAGCAGCGCAGCGCGAAGCGCCGCCCGCCGCAGCCCGTCCGCAGCCTCCGGGATCCCTTCGACCCCGGCGCCTTCAACTTCACCCGGCTGCGCCCCGCCGAGCTGCTGTTCCGCCTGCGCCGCGCCGggggcccggggccgccgcccgaGCCGCTGCTGGTGGCCATCAACGCCAGCCCGCTGGAGCGGGGGCACGTCCTGCTGCTGCCGGAGCCGGCGCGGCGGCTGCCGCAGGCGCTGACGGCCCCGGCGCTGCGCGGGGCGCTGGAGGCGGCGCTGCTCAGCGCCCACCCCGGATTCCGCGTGGGCTTCAACGGGCTGGGCGGCGGCGCCTCGGTGAACCACCTGCACCTGCACGGGCTCTACCTGGACCGGCCGCTGCCGCTggaggaggcggcggccgaGCCGCTGGGGCCGCGCCTGGGGCTGCTCCGCGCCGGACCGGCCCCCGCCTTCCTCTTCTTCGCCCCCGGGCCCGCGGCGCTGGAGCCGGTGTCGCGGGCCGTGTGCCGGGCGGCGGAGCACCTGGGCCGTGCCGGGCTGGCCTGCAACGTGCTGGCCACGCGGGGCGACCCgccggcggggcccggggccgGAGGCGGCCGCGGGCTGCGGGTGCTGCTGTGGGCGCGCCGGCCGCTCTTCGGCCCCAAGGCGGGCGAGCCCTTCGCCGTGGCGCTGTGcgagctggcagggctgctgccgctgcccgcCGAGCCGCTCTACCGGGACATCACCGAGGTGCAGGCCCTGAGCGCCATCCGCCAGCACCTGCTGCCCGAGCCCGAACTGCTGCACCTGGGCGGGGAGCTGGCGCGGCTGCTGGAGCGCTGA